The Apium graveolens cultivar Ventura chromosome 6, ASM990537v1, whole genome shotgun sequence genome contains a region encoding:
- the LOC141665529 gene encoding uncharacterized protein LOC141665529: MSKLTDVVGVVENLEAMRTVQTRHGSRDLMRFNIVDGLIQIDCIQLSSIDASRTTWKIKAKVTRMWPSIFVADNMTETMKGYNLVLPDNDDCHVHIFVYADNWKYHVDKIVEGGVFVFSNFYTKEALGSLRPLSSKFRINFSPSTNVERVEDDFMIARHKFKFIYLSDLFVVANAYEKPDSPEYSTDVIGVLVDFEHVWKIKIMYGLKDICKFRITDGRDFHKVIVWGNLVVTTDARVKEVREGFKDGEEEPIIVIASSTKLKIWKSSVQISTLPSSKIYINLDHDFIFAM, encoded by the exons ATGTCTAAATTAACAGATGTCGTTGGAGTTGTTGAGAATTTGGAAGCCATGAGGACTGTGCAGACTAGACATGGTTCAAGGGATCTTATGCGCTTCAATATTGTTGATGGACT CATACAAATCGACTGCATACAG CTCTCTTCTATTGACGCCTCTAGAACCACATGGAAGATAAAGGCGAAAGTTACCAGAATGTGGCCTTCTATTTTTGTAGCAGATAATATGACTGAAACAATGAAAGGATATAATTTAGTTTTACCGGATAACGAT GATTGTCATGTTCATATTTTTGTTTATGCTGATAACTGGAAATATCATGTTGATAAAATAGTCGAAGGTGGAGTCTTTGTTTTTTCTAATTTTTACACAAAAGAAGCTTTGGGATCTCTCAGACCATTGAGCTCTAAATTTCGCATCAATTTCTCGCCATCGACTAATGTTGAAAGAGTTGAAGACGACTTCATGATAGCCAGGCACAagtttaaatttatttatttgagCGATTTGTTTGTTGTTGCAAACGCATATGAGAAACCTGATTCTCCCGAGTATTCAACAG ATGTGATTGGTGTTTTAGTGGATTTTGAGCACGTATGGAAAATCAAAATTATGTATGGTCTGAAAGATATTTGCAAGTTTAGGATTACTGACGGAAG AGATTTTCATAAGGTCATTGTATGGGGTAATCTTGTTGTGACTACTGATGCACGTGTTAAAGAGGTTAGGGAAGGATTTAAAGATGGTGAGGAGGAGCCTATAATTGTTATAGCGTCAAGTACAAAGCTTAAGATTTGGAAGA GTTCTGTTCAGATTAGCACACTACCCTCGTCTAAGATATACATCAATTTGGATCATGATTTTATTTTTGCTATGTGA